The genomic window CGACCTCATGAAGGCGATCGACGAGGCACTCGTCGGCCGCACGGTGCGCTTCGAGTGGGTCAAGGGCCACGCCGGTCACCCCGCCAACGAGCGCGCCGACGACCTCGCGCGCGCCGCTGCCACCGCCTTCCAGCGGCGCACCGCCGTTCCGGCCGGGCCCGGCTGGACGCGCGGCGGGGCCGCACCGGAGCAGCGGACCGTTGCGGAGTCGGCTGCGGCCCCCGGTCCGGAGGGCGACGTCGTCCCCGGCTCGACGGCGGCCCGCCGCGCCGCCCTGCGCGCCCAGCAGGAGGCCGAGCACTCCGAGCAGCAGGCCCCCGGCACGCTCTTCTGACCTTCGCCGAGATCGGGACATCCTGACCTCGAGATCGGTCCGTTCTCCACAGACGCCCCGCGTGCGCGCTTCAGCAGCAGTGACCTGGGTGCACTGCTCAGCCGCGAGGACACGATGTCCCGATCTCAGAGTCAGGATGTCCCGATCTCGCGGGAGAACGGACGGCGGCGCC from Actinomyces radicidentis includes these protein-coding regions:
- a CDS encoding RNase H family protein, encoding MTIIAAADGSALGNPGPAGWAWYVDESCWAAGGWPESTNNRGELTALLELLRATAHTGEDLLIQADSQYVINSVTKWMKGWKRRGWRKADGKPVLNDDLMKAIDEALVGRTVRFEWVKGHAGHPANERADDLARAAATAFQRRTAVPAGPGWTRGGAAPEQRTVAESAAAPGPEGDVVPGSTAARRAALRAQQEAEHSEQQAPGTLF